Proteins encoded by one window of uncultured Draconibacterium sp.:
- a CDS encoding LytTR family DNA-binding domain-containing protein, translating to MAIKALIIDDEPLAQNVIKQYALKIPSLEIIGACNDAICAQQFLHENNVDLLFLDINMPKLSGISFLKNLKKDPLVIFTTAYSEYALEGYELNAIDYLKKPFSFERFFKAFSRAEELYLLKANAKSTSPVSEKNEFLFIKANKKSVKLKFSDILYIEGLGDYIKIHLTSEKLVTNLSMKKIFSLLPEEMFYRTHKSFIISVDKIDSLEGNMVCIAGEKLPIGNSYRQEFFEYVNKFSAD from the coding sequence ATGGCAATTAAGGCTCTAATAATCGATGATGAACCCCTTGCTCAAAACGTTATTAAACAGTATGCATTAAAAATTCCTTCCCTCGAAATTATTGGCGCATGCAACGATGCAATATGTGCACAACAATTTCTGCACGAGAATAATGTTGATCTCCTTTTCCTGGACATTAATATGCCAAAACTATCCGGAATTTCCTTTTTAAAGAATTTGAAGAAAGATCCACTTGTAATATTTACAACTGCCTACTCGGAATATGCGCTTGAGGGTTACGAGCTAAATGCAATCGATTATTTAAAAAAACCTTTTTCTTTTGAACGCTTCTTCAAAGCATTTAGCCGAGCTGAAGAACTTTATTTACTCAAAGCAAACGCAAAAAGTACTTCACCTGTAAGCGAAAAGAACGAGTTTCTATTTATTAAAGCCAATAAAAAATCGGTTAAACTAAAATTTAGCGATATTCTTTATATCGAAGGTTTGGGTGATTATATAAAAATACATTTAACGAGTGAAAAACTGGTGACCAATCTTTCAATGAAGAAGATATTTTCACTACTTCCTGAGGAGATGTTTTACCGAACGCACAAATCATTTATAATATCTGTTGATAAAATTGATTCTCTTGAGGGGAATATGGTTTGTATAGCAGGAGAAAAACTTCCTATTGGGAACAGTTACCGTCAAGAGTTTTTTGAATACGTTAACAAATTCTCTGCAGATTAG
- a CDS encoding AIR synthase-related protein: MSDAVQTEKEFSIDMISEPENIEEIVFSLMVNPNLSTINYFNDFSDQGISPESIGDSDTDETGIFELDDNGTRMAMSTHAFHHHLESDPQKATEILISRATRKMLCFGAKPFAVSAFLYHIDFADPNGQFIASGAKKGLENAAAKFGLKISDRKIRFDHFSQHGPVPPTIIISIMAQVPKGESLITHSFKNKGNHIFVIGRSLNDINSSEYLEFYHGMSESALPAFNIEDEIVVQKAIKKLVENKLIESASPVGKGGLFFTLLRAAIPNELGFDITSDAETRNDAFLFGEAMGRLMVGVNPDKEDEFVDAMSEMNIPFFTLGHVTKGEIRIDDKSLGYIDKMTVGS, encoded by the coding sequence ATGAGTGATGCTGTTCAGACTGAAAAAGAGTTCTCGATTGATATGATATCAGAACCTGAAAACATAGAAGAAATAGTGTTTTCGTTAATGGTTAATCCAAACCTTTCCACAATAAATTATTTTAACGACTTTAGCGATCAGGGAATTTCTCCCGAATCAATTGGTGATAGCGATACGGATGAGACCGGAATTTTCGAGCTGGATGATAACGGCACGCGCATGGCAATGAGTACCCATGCATTTCATCATCATTTGGAGAGTGATCCGCAAAAGGCAACAGAAATTCTAATTTCGAGGGCTACCCGTAAGATGTTGTGTTTTGGCGCAAAACCGTTTGCGGTTAGCGCTTTTCTGTATCATATCGATTTTGCAGACCCGAATGGACAGTTTATTGCATCAGGTGCAAAAAAAGGACTGGAAAATGCTGCAGCTAAGTTTGGATTAAAAATCTCCGATCGTAAAATTAGATTCGATCATTTCTCGCAACACGGTCCTGTGCCTCCTACCATTATAATTAGTATTATGGCCCAGGTGCCAAAAGGAGAAAGCTTAATTACACACAGTTTTAAAAATAAGGGCAACCATATTTTTGTGATCGGACGGTCGCTTAACGATATTAATTCTTCTGAATACCTTGAATTCTATCACGGTATGTCAGAATCGGCGCTTCCTGCATTTAATATTGAGGATGAAATTGTTGTGCAGAAGGCAATAAAGAAACTGGTTGAGAATAAGCTCATTGAAAGCGCAAGCCCGGTAGGAAAAGGAGGGTTGTTTTTTACTCTATTACGTGCGGCTATTCCGAATGAACTTGGTTTCGATATTACCTCGGATGCAGAGACACGGAACGATGCTTTCCTCTTTGGCGAAGCAATGGGGCGTTTGATGGTGGGTGTAAATCCGGATAAAGAAGATGAATTTGTTGACGCCATGTCGGAAATGAATATTCCATTTTTCACCTTAGGCCATGTTACCAAAGGAGAGATTAGAATTGACGATAAATCGTTAGGTTATATTGATAAAATGACTGTAGGTTCTTAA
- the ubiE gene encoding bifunctional demethylmenaquinone methyltransferase/2-methoxy-6-polyprenyl-1,4-benzoquinol methylase UbiE yields MAALPYKQSQQSKKGQVAEMFDNISPRYDFLNHVLSLNIDKLWRKKTIKKLKPYRPKTILDIATGTGDFAIAALKLGDVNVTGIDISEGMLNIGKQKVAAKKLDNQIQFKKADSEKLPFEKNSFDAAIVGFGVRNFENLEKGLAEILRVIKPGGAFFVLEFSKPVSFPFKQIYMFYFTRILPLIGRIVSKDSRAYTYLHESVNEFPDGERFLTILANVGFVRNECYRQTFGIATIYKAHKPNN; encoded by the coding sequence ATGGCAGCCCTTCCTTATAAACAATCACAGCAATCCAAGAAAGGCCAGGTGGCGGAAATGTTTGACAATATTTCTCCCCGCTATGATTTTCTAAACCATGTTTTATCGTTAAACATTGATAAACTGTGGCGTAAGAAAACAATTAAAAAGCTGAAACCTTACCGGCCAAAAACTATTCTTGATATTGCAACAGGAACCGGCGATTTTGCTATTGCCGCCCTAAAATTAGGCGATGTTAACGTTACTGGTATCGACATTTCAGAAGGAATGTTGAATATTGGTAAACAAAAAGTGGCAGCAAAAAAGCTGGATAATCAAATTCAGTTTAAAAAGGCGGATTCAGAAAAACTCCCATTCGAAAAAAATTCTTTTGATGCGGCTATTGTAGGATTTGGAGTTCGGAATTTCGAAAATTTGGAAAAAGGATTAGCTGAGATACTTCGGGTAATAAAACCCGGAGGTGCATTTTTTGTGCTTGAATTCTCTAAACCCGTAAGCTTTCCTTTCAAGCAAATTTATATGTTTTATTTTACACGAATTTTACCGTTAATTGGCAGAATAGTTTCGAAAGATAGCAGGGCATATACTTATTTGCATGAATCGGTAAACGAATTCCCTGATGGTGAAAGATTTTTGACTATTTTAGCCAACGTGGGATTTGTTCGAAATGAATGTTACAGACAAACTTTTGGAATAGCTACAATTTACAAAGCACATAAACCCAACAATTAA
- a CDS encoding glycosyltransferase, with the protein MSEAIIITPVKDSLSTTKRTIQSVIKADGNFSYYVFNDFSQPETKKYLDEAAEQFGFNVIHLEDITDTPSPNYKIVLQRAQQMALDADIPLIIIESDVVITQNTIQSLLDVMNTEKNPGLIGAITTDEKGDYNFPYNFEKIKSNEVVDTSHSLSFCCTLITVPFLTQFDFNDLAQNKDWFDVFISRQSKKIGFTNYLAKGIRVVHLPHSSRPWKNLKYKNPVLYYLKKIFLKRDRI; encoded by the coding sequence ATGTCAGAAGCTATTATAATTACTCCGGTTAAAGATTCATTATCAACAACAAAACGCACGATTCAGTCCGTTATTAAGGCCGATGGTAATTTTTCCTATTATGTTTTTAATGATTTTAGCCAACCAGAAACAAAAAAGTATCTAGATGAAGCTGCCGAACAGTTTGGGTTCAATGTAATTCATTTGGAGGATATTACGGATACTCCTTCACCAAACTATAAAATAGTTTTGCAACGTGCACAACAAATGGCGCTTGATGCAGATATTCCTCTTATTATTATCGAATCAGATGTTGTTATCACTCAAAATACCATTCAAAGCCTTTTGGATGTAATGAATACCGAGAAAAATCCGGGTTTAATTGGAGCAATTACAACGGATGAAAAAGGAGATTACAACTTCCCTTATAATTTTGAAAAGATTAAAAGCAATGAGGTTGTTGATACTTCGCATAGTTTAAGTTTTTGCTGTACGCTAATCACTGTGCCTTTTCTGACGCAATTTGATTTTAATGACCTTGCTCAAAATAAAGACTGGTTTGATGTTTTTATCAGTCGACAGTCGAAAAAGATTGGATTTACAAACTACCTGGCAAAAGGTATTCGTGTAGTCCATCTTCCCCACTCCAGTCGGCCCTGGAAAAACCTGAAGTATAAGAATCCGGTTCTTTATTATTTAAAAAAGATATTTCTTAAGCGTGATAGAATATAA
- a CDS encoding nitroreductase family protein → MELLNRHVTIRKFTPKEISTDLLKNIIYSGTRASTTGNMQLYSVVVSRDKKMKEKLLPLHFNQPVAKSAPVLLTFVADFNRFSKWCEYNSATPGYNNLLSFTNALIDAVLVAQNVCIAAENNGLGICYLGTTAYNAKEHIDVLELPKLTFPVTTVAIGYPEEIPDLTDRIPLEGIMHDEVYTNYDEVSIKKLYAFKEGLESSKQFVQENNMQTLAQVFTNVRYKQADNEFFSKKMLETIKAQGFVID, encoded by the coding sequence ATGGAACTTTTAAATAGGCATGTAACTATAAGAAAATTTACTCCAAAAGAAATTAGTACAGATTTATTGAAGAATATCATTTATTCAGGAACCAGAGCCTCTACAACGGGGAATATGCAACTTTACAGCGTAGTTGTTTCCAGAGATAAGAAAATGAAGGAAAAACTACTTCCATTGCATTTTAATCAACCTGTTGCAAAAAGTGCCCCTGTTCTGTTAACTTTTGTTGCCGATTTTAACCGTTTCTCAAAGTGGTGTGAATATAACAGTGCCACACCTGGATATAATAACCTATTATCGTTTACAAATGCTTTAATCGACGCGGTTCTGGTAGCACAAAATGTATGTATTGCAGCAGAGAATAATGGTCTTGGAATCTGTTACCTTGGAACTACTGCTTATAACGCGAAGGAACATATTGATGTATTGGAATTACCAAAACTTACTTTCCCTGTAACAACGGTCGCAATTGGATATCCCGAAGAAATTCCTGATTTAACTGACAGGATACCTTTAGAGGGAATAATGCATGATGAAGTATATACAAACTACGACGAAGTCAGTATTAAAAAATTATATGCTTTTAAGGAAGGACTGGAATCATCAAAACAGTTTGTTCAAGAGAACAATATGCAGACGTTAGCGCAGGTTTTTACAAACGTAAGGTATAAACAAGCAGATAATGAATTCTTCTCTAAAAAGATGTTGGAGACAATTAAGGCACAGGGATTTGTAATCGACTAA
- a CDS encoding T9SS type A sorting domain-containing protein encodes MRKMFTRLFGLALLLVLFSTTGRSQVQQPTDCGQILDDSNVELVSTLSSVCDSSNVTFKVVGDFADTVYYAINHDGNLSGGFTDNPTFTVQKEGIDVLIQVMEVVAGDTCISEPHTFSTNAVDSIEIMEPTTEHPMCGAELGEVTILFDGGYDSEYLAAEGIEYPYLYSFVPASAWEGPGYYPAYTDVSPNLATGADTFYVTVFENKDTADLCLVDIMDIAAWDTAVVNETSPAVVVDSIYADTIDCFGGTASVFVEVSGGTGDSLLVQLWDADAMVVVDADTAIAGMVEFMAVAEGSYIASVVDSLGCEDLSDSTVVLVAPDEVKFDIAIQSVDCFGGDNGEIAVVLDTNFVGYDANNVYQALVVSLDTATDDFEQSWTTFVNDTATFTGLYAIYYSAFVRDSTNGCDSVPYENPNNSQNYISLQSPGEISLDLTYNDSIVCYGDSTDIIINNIIGGSGDFSVELVLGYSGSVIEPIADSVWRVDGGTYTIKVVDNSAASCPYDSTIVIHENSHVNFNVETSDPLCAAQDDGLITITEAWGGTGYYEYAIADTTGLGELSELYTSEEEALEEAFDWKPYNVFNASAGVYVVLVRDSVCNLNVDMELVEIYETPNVLELDHDTDTLICNGSDSAYVEFNLESWSGVGPHNSGLVERNIRAYYTSDESSVYDAAASTEMDRYVWGEDFATYLSAGTYYIWAVDTMGCELDTNADGNRDYLTLVIDEFDELQLFVDVVDSASCAGINDGTIKLTMLGGDTTSWFFAGMPPFAVAEKSASVQSYDGPEESFDCTFGSFKYAVAKTYQQALLKDPEDMNCWPLVNLGIKSANVEEEKSATAAPGDYYAKEVYINVTAGTHYIVLYDETCGDRTIEEVTVFGHGAVTIGDVDSVTNIVCYGDKAGEIFVDPAMGGSGDLLYTLYEGGKTMADTVAGYVEVTDTAFVGLPAGDYYVGVKDFGPSACAGDFTDMISVTQPDLDFSIEVFDISCNGAADGLVVLSMEGAEGGAPMFRLGTSNWRPFDNYSEGVWTKNVNVVEPREYTVYAIDTAGYLAGCDGMGIDFEIVEPPVLEVTAVGVDTTDCSIADDGYITVSIEGGKTIVDSFEVQLTGIDTALIARDSVLVFEGLENGTYEIIVTEVDSLVNNPCIYTDSIDVLDNGIIASIDEFTEMLACKGDSTGKIVLDITGGSEVYLVTITDTASMVTDTVVLDSNNAITGLPAGDYEVFIQDSVEMAGNDTVCTVTLPVVKIDEPLEYLMLDVTKIQDVTCQDSGMFSLQASGGTGTYMYYAALSEFPEHILLPDPNGGEWQSDSIFKVADAGTWVVWVMDEAGCIVGGEFDRDGVTEVNKWRVPILPANVQVTFEATVVDPVLCSGDLATVIVHPDSVTIEVDGVEESRGYTVWFENLAGEELVVNDTVMAMDTVIAWVQDTLSGCKGFDTVAISQPEELMAVSLTKGDGEFTCPDVVEGYIEAYATGGTAPYTYQLWQNGEVKTPYREDYSFLVDVDNSYTFVVMDDNGCTDTLDVAVDIESADPILFDLMDVTCSGDTAASVEVSIEGMADRLFKVKYEQYEIESDPHVGETEWYPAGEVIPLDQVFRFDNENEDDQHYAIWVVDSIPGVMNGCTSEIDSVTFDQLITDDLTQTVVVGDVNGCGTDVTITGTGGVAPYTILINDEVVTESVVTLGGGEHIIKVVDAHGCSPEILDTLDLAYPMSMDTLVTMYVGDTVDFVYGTIAEELTAEEEGVVEYTFYNMVDTACTEEVVVTVDASVRTAPAIDTVTPTDTIETNHAVFTMVFEDVVSFNNEVMGYLTVTQKDSAEFTIEIPITEDMVDGNTITVDYDYEVVGMLDLNTTYTVSVDSGIVTGDGLPWDGNTGVWEFTTGADYPTGINPGVETVEFSVYPNPFNDFIRIDNADKLDRVIVSNIAGQRILDIEYPSYEIRTGNLVTGVYVVTLIANDEIVKSERIIKR; translated from the coding sequence ATGAGAAAAATGTTTACAAGGCTTTTTGGCTTAGCGTTGCTCTTGGTATTGTTTAGCACTACGGGTAGGTCCCAGGTGCAACAACCGACCGATTGTGGTCAAATACTAGACGATAGCAATGTTGAGCTTGTCTCTACACTAAGTAGTGTATGTGACAGTTCAAATGTTACCTTCAAGGTTGTGGGTGATTTTGCTGATACGGTGTATTATGCAATTAATCACGATGGCAACCTTTCAGGTGGTTTTACCGATAATCCAACATTTACCGTTCAAAAGGAAGGGATAGATGTGTTAATCCAGGTTATGGAGGTTGTAGCTGGTGATACTTGTATCTCGGAACCTCACACTTTTAGTACAAATGCCGTGGATTCTATCGAAATTATGGAGCCGACTACAGAGCACCCTATGTGTGGTGCTGAGTTGGGTGAGGTGACTATATTGTTTGACGGTGGATACGATAGTGAGTATCTTGCCGCCGAAGGTATTGAATATCCTTACTTGTATAGTTTTGTTCCTGCTTCAGCTTGGGAAGGCCCAGGTTACTATCCGGCTTACACTGATGTGTCTCCTAACCTTGCTACAGGTGCGGATACATTTTATGTAACTGTGTTTGAAAATAAAGACACTGCTGACTTGTGTCTGGTAGATATTATGGATATTGCTGCATGGGATACTGCAGTAGTTAATGAAACTTCTCCTGCAGTAGTTGTAGACAGTATTTACGCTGATACTATTGACTGTTTTGGTGGTACTGCATCAGTATTTGTTGAAGTATCAGGCGGTACAGGCGATAGCTTATTAGTGCAACTTTGGGATGCAGATGCAATGGTAGTTGTTGACGCAGACACTGCAATTGCCGGTATGGTTGAATTTATGGCTGTTGCCGAAGGTTCATACATTGCTTCGGTAGTGGATAGTTTAGGTTGTGAAGATCTTAGCGACAGTACTGTTGTTTTAGTTGCACCTGATGAGGTGAAATTCGACATTGCTATTCAGTCAGTAGATTGTTTCGGTGGAGATAATGGTGAGATTGCGGTTGTTCTTGATACCAACTTTGTAGGTTACGATGCTAATAATGTATACCAGGCATTGGTAGTAAGTTTAGATACGGCCACAGATGATTTTGAGCAGAGCTGGACAACTTTTGTAAACGATACAGCAACATTCACTGGGTTATATGCGATTTATTATTCAGCATTTGTTCGTGACAGTACAAATGGATGTGATTCAGTGCCATACGAGAATCCAAATAATTCTCAAAACTATATTTCACTCCAATCTCCTGGAGAAATTAGTTTAGATTTGACATATAATGATTCTATCGTATGTTACGGTGATAGTACAGATATTATTATTAATAATATTATTGGTGGATCAGGAGACTTTTCTGTTGAATTAGTATTGGGTTATTCAGGATCAGTTATTGAACCTATCGCTGATAGCGTTTGGAGAGTAGATGGCGGAACGTATACAATTAAAGTGGTTGACAACAGCGCGGCTAGCTGTCCGTACGATTCTACTATTGTTATTCACGAGAATTCACATGTTAATTTTAATGTAGAAACGAGTGATCCGCTTTGTGCAGCTCAAGACGATGGATTAATTACGATAACAGAAGCTTGGGGAGGTACTGGTTATTATGAATATGCTATTGCTGATACAACAGGCTTAGGTGAACTTTCTGAACTGTACACTTCTGAGGAAGAAGCTTTGGAAGAAGCTTTTGATTGGAAACCCTACAATGTATTTAACGCATCAGCTGGAGTTTACGTTGTTTTAGTTAGAGATTCTGTATGTAACTTAAATGTTGATATGGAGCTAGTGGAAATTTATGAAACTCCTAACGTTCTTGAATTAGACCACGATACTGATACTTTAATTTGTAATGGTTCGGATTCTGCTTATGTTGAGTTTAATCTAGAGTCATGGTCAGGAGTAGGTCCTCATAATAGTGGTTTGGTAGAAAGAAATATCAGAGCGTACTATACTTCAGACGAAAGTTCAGTTTACGATGCTGCCGCAAGTACTGAAATGGATCGTTATGTGTGGGGTGAAGATTTTGCAACTTATCTATCTGCTGGTACCTATTATATTTGGGCTGTTGATACAATGGGATGTGAATTGGATACAAACGCTGATGGTAATCGTGATTACTTAACATTAGTTATAGACGAATTTGATGAGTTACAGCTATTTGTTGATGTTGTTGACTCTGCTTCATGTGCAGGAATTAACGATGGTACAATTAAATTGACAATGTTAGGTGGCGATACTACCAGTTGGTTCTTCGCTGGTATGCCTCCTTTTGCTGTTGCAGAAAAAAGCGCAAGCGTACAGAGCTATGATGGTCCGGAGGAATCGTTTGATTGTACTTTTGGATCATTTAAATATGCGGTTGCAAAGACATATCAACAAGCTTTATTAAAAGATCCTGAGGATATGAACTGCTGGCCACTAGTTAATCTCGGAATTAAGAGTGCTAATGTAGAAGAGGAGAAAAGTGCTACTGCCGCTCCTGGAGATTATTATGCCAAAGAAGTATATATCAATGTAACTGCTGGTACTCATTATATTGTATTGTACGATGAGACATGTGGTGACAGAACAATCGAAGAAGTAACAGTATTTGGTCATGGTGCTGTAACTATTGGAGATGTTGACAGTGTTACAAATATTGTTTGCTATGGAGATAAAGCAGGTGAGATCTTTGTTGATCCAGCGATGGGTGGATCAGGCGACCTGTTATACACATTATACGAAGGTGGAAAAACAATGGCTGACACAGTTGCTGGTTATGTTGAAGTAACTGATACTGCATTTGTTGGTCTTCCTGCAGGAGATTATTATGTTGGAGTAAAAGACTTTGGTCCATCAGCATGTGCAGGTGACTTCACAGATATGATTTCTGTTACACAACCTGATCTTGATTTCTCGATTGAAGTATTTGATATTTCATGTAATGGTGCAGCTGACGGTCTTGTAGTACTTTCTATGGAAGGTGCAGAGGGTGGAGCGCCAATGTTCAGATTAGGTACTTCTAACTGGAGACCTTTTGATAACTACAGTGAAGGAGTATGGACTAAAAACGTAAATGTTGTAGAGCCTAGAGAATACACCGTTTATGCAATTGATACAGCTGGTTATTTAGCCGGATGTGACGGAATGGGCATTGATTTTGAAATCGTTGAACCTCCTGTACTTGAAGTAACTGCCGTTGGAGTTGATACAACTGATTGTAGTATTGCTGATGATGGTTATATTACTGTTTCAATTGAAGGTGGAAAAACAATTGTTGATTCATTCGAAGTACAATTAACAGGTATTGATACTGCGTTAATTGCACGTGATAGTGTATTGGTATTCGAAGGACTTGAAAATGGTACTTACGAGATTATTGTAACTGAAGTAGATTCTTTAGTTAATAATCCTTGTATCTATACCGATAGCATTGATGTATTGGACAATGGTATTATTGCATCTATAGACGAGTTTACTGAAATGTTAGCTTGTAAAGGTGACTCTACTGGTAAAATTGTTCTGGACATAACTGGTGGTAGCGAAGTATACTTAGTTACTATCACCGATACTGCTAGTATGGTTACTGATACAGTAGTGTTGGATTCTAATAACGCGATTACAGGACTACCTGCCGGAGATTATGAAGTATTTATTCAGGATTCTGTTGAAATGGCCGGTAATGATACTGTTTGTACAGTTACTTTACCTGTAGTAAAAATTGATGAGCCACTTGAATATTTAATGTTGGATGTTACAAAAATTCAGGATGTTACTTGTCAGGATTCAGGTATGTTCTCATTGCAAGCAAGTGGTGGTACAGGTACCTATATGTACTATGCTGCACTTTCTGAATTCCCAGAACATATCTTGTTGCCAGATCCGAATGGTGGTGAATGGCAATCAGATAGTATCTTCAAAGTTGCAGATGCCGGAACATGGGTTGTTTGGGTAATGGATGAAGCAGGATGTATCGTTGGAGGTGAATTCGATAGAGATGGAGTTACCGAAGTTAACAAATGGCGTGTTCCTATTTTACCTGCTAATGTACAAGTTACATTCGAAGCTACTGTAGTTGATCCTGTATTATGTAGTGGTGACCTAGCAACAGTAATTGTTCACCCTGATTCAGTTACTATTGAAGTAGACGGCGTTGAAGAAAGCAGAGGTTATACTGTTTGGTTCGAAAACCTTGCTGGTGAAGAACTTGTAGTAAACGATACTGTAATGGCAATGGATACTGTTATTGCCTGGGTACAAGATACATTAAGTGGTTGCAAAGGTTTTGATACTGTTGCAATTAGCCAGCCGGAAGAATTAATGGCTGTATCACTGACAAAAGGTGATGGTGAATTTACTTGTCCTGATGTTGTAGAAGGTTACATTGAAGCTTATGCAACTGGTGGAACAGCTCCATATACTTATCAATTATGGCAAAACGGTGAAGTTAAAACACCTTACAGAGAAGACTATTCTTTCCTTGTAGATGTTGATAACTCATACACCTTTGTTGTAATGGATGATAACGGTTGTACTGATACATTAGATGTTGCTGTTGATATTGAATCTGCAGATCCAATATTGTTCGACTTAATGGACGTTACTTGTTCAGGAGACACAGCTGCCTCAGTAGAAGTTTCTATTGAAGGTATGGCAGATCGTTTATTCAAAGTAAAATACGAACAATACGAAATTGAGTCAGATCCTCATGTGGGTGAAACTGAATGGTATCCTGCAGGTGAAGTGATTCCACTTGACCAAGTATTTAGATTTGATAATGAAAACGAAGATGATCAACACTATGCAATTTGGGTAGTTGATAGTATTCCTGGAGTAATGAATGGTTGTACATCTGAAATTGACTCAGTAACATTCGACCAATTAATTACTGATGATCTTACTCAAACAGTAGTTGTAGGCGACGTTAATGGATGTGGAACTGACGTAACTATCACAGGAACAGGTGGTGTTGCACCTTACACCATATTGATCAACGATGAAGTAGTAACTGAAAGTGTTGTTACTTTAGGTGGTGGAGAACATATTATTAAAGTTGTTGATGCGCACGGATGTAGTCCTGAAATATTAGATACTCTTGATCTTGCTTATCCAATGAGCATGGATACCTTAGTAACTATGTATGTAGGTGATACAGTTGACTTTGTTTACGGTACTATTGCTGAAGAGTTAACTGCAGAAGAGGAAGGTGTAGTAGAATATACATTCTATAATATGGTTGACACCGCTTGTACTGAAGAGGTTGTTGTAACTGTTGATGCAAGTGTTCGTACAGCTCCGGCTATCGACACAGTAACTCCAACTGATACAATTGAAACTAACCACGCCGTATTTACAATGGTATTCGAAGACGTAGTATCATTCAACAACGAAGTAATGGGATACTTAACAGTAACTCAGAAAGATTCAGCTGAATTTACTATTGAAATTCCGATTACTGAAGATATGGTTGACGGTAATACAATTACTGTTGATTACGACTACGAAGTTGTAGGAATGCTTGACTTGAATACTACTTACACAGTATCTGTTGATAGTGGTATTGTAACAGGTGATGGCCTGCCATGGGATGGTAATACAGGTGTTTGGGAATTCACAACAGGTGCAGACTACCCAACAGGAATTAATCCTGGTGTAGAAACTGTTGAGTTCAGTGTTTATCCTAACCCATTCAATGATTTCATCAGAATTGACAATGCAGATAAACTTGACCGTGTAATTGTTTCTAACATTGCTGGTCAAAGAATCTTAGATATTGAATATCCAAGTTATGAAATCCGTACTGGTAATCTGGTAACTGGCGTTTACGTTGTGACCTTAATTGCGAACGACGAAATCGTTAAATCAGAAAGGATTATTAAAAGGTAA
- a CDS encoding histidine kinase translates to MQEHLLNKRNKLIGHVLFWMASIVFLCFIFFIYSRSIDIRTVAKSITINAGFAIGVYFNLYILIPRFLIRKQYIYYIFWLVVLISVSSLFIQFLIIYPLRGVLDVSEQLKSISSETHSAFFFATLFYVGITTFLKLFKDWLSLQDINYRLAKTEKEKLEAELKSLKGQLNPHFLFNSLNNIYSLSLVQSEKVPELILRLSDLMRHIIYDSRDNFISLNKEIEFVDNFIALQKIRTADDSVIDYKKPELIPTAKIAPLLFEPFIDNAFKHGLPGTENDFIKISFDVNEDRLSFQLENNYSDTTNHDTKNSGIGINNVKQRLKHLYNAEDYQLQIKRDNAIYSVLLNLKLKNNGN, encoded by the coding sequence ATGCAGGAACACCTACTAAATAAACGAAATAAACTTATCGGGCATGTCCTTTTCTGGATGGCCAGTATTGTTTTTTTGTGTTTCATATTTTTTATTTACAGTAGAAGCATCGACATCAGAACTGTTGCAAAATCGATCACAATAAACGCAGGTTTTGCAATTGGCGTATATTTTAACCTCTATATTCTTATTCCCCGTTTTCTTATTCGCAAACAATACATTTACTATATATTCTGGCTGGTTGTTCTCATTTCTGTAAGCAGCCTGTTTATTCAGTTTCTAATTATCTATCCCCTTCGAGGAGTTTTAGATGTTTCCGAACAATTAAAATCTATTAGTTCCGAAACACATTCGGCATTTTTCTTTGCCACATTATTCTATGTTGGAATTACAACCTTTTTAAAACTGTTTAAAGATTGGCTTTCACTTCAGGATATTAACTACAGGTTGGCGAAGACCGAAAAAGAAAAGTTAGAGGCAGAACTGAAGTCATTAAAAGGGCAGTTAAATCCACACTTCCTTTTTAATTCGCTCAATAATATTTACTCCTTATCATTAGTTCAATCCGAAAAGGTACCTGAACTTATCCTGCGCCTTTCTGATTTAATGCGCCATATTATTTATGATTCCAGGGATAATTTTATCAGTTTAAATAAAGAAATTGAATTTGTAGACAATTTCATTGCCTTGCAAAAAATCAGAACAGCTGATGACTCTGTTATCGACTACAAAAAACCTGAATTAATTCCAACAGCTAAAATTGCTCCTTTGCTTTTCGAACCTTTTATTGATAATGCATTTAAACATGGATTACCGGGAACAGAGAATGATTTTATAAAAATTAGTTTCGATGTAAATGAAGATCGTTTATCATTTCAATTAGAAAATAATTATTCTGATACAACTAACCACGACACTAAAAACTCAGGCATCGGTATAAACAACGTTAAACAGCGTTTAAAGCATCTTTACAATGCCGAAGACTATCAACTACAAATTAAAAGAGATAATGCGATATATTCTGTTTTACTAAATCTTAAACTTAAAAACAATGGCAATTAA